Proteins co-encoded in one Nonlabens agnitus genomic window:
- a CDS encoding mechanosensitive ion channel family protein: MMTFLQEAAAQTQEAATKTTEIKDSGELIWDQLAGWYNSFIAHLPNIGIAIIVLIVAYFISKYVDRGIQKVLQNKVSQASVRRLAGKAVAIVVVLGGIFIAMSVLQLNDAVQGIIAGAGISGLVIGLALQGSMSNVISGIILSFRKQVRVGDWIETTDFAGEVMEIQLDKFIIKQADNNMVIIPNKTIIDNPLKNYSLTPRMRVVVGCGVGYKMDLEFCKKLAIDAVSEKFPQKDGEEVEFFYQEFGDSSINFIIRFWVDAVKNKQNLQAQSDAILAIKKVYDANDINIPFPIRTLEFNNKLQMDGTAPSSEK; encoded by the coding sequence ATGATGACATTCTTACAAGAAGCGGCAGCACAGACGCAGGAAGCCGCAACAAAAACCACTGAAATTAAAGATAGCGGCGAGTTGATCTGGGATCAACTGGCTGGATGGTATAACTCGTTTATTGCACACTTACCTAATATAGGTATCGCAATAATTGTATTGATCGTTGCCTATTTTATCTCTAAATATGTAGATCGAGGTATTCAAAAAGTGCTGCAAAACAAGGTGTCTCAAGCGAGTGTACGCAGACTTGCCGGTAAAGCGGTAGCTATCGTTGTAGTTCTGGGCGGTATTTTTATTGCCATGAGTGTTTTACAACTCAATGATGCAGTTCAAGGTATCATTGCAGGTGCTGGTATTTCTGGACTGGTAATAGGTCTCGCGCTGCAAGGATCCATGTCTAATGTTATTAGTGGTATCATCTTGTCATTCCGCAAGCAGGTGCGTGTGGGCGACTGGATAGAAACGACAGATTTTGCTGGTGAGGTCATGGAGATCCAGTTGGATAAATTTATTATTAAGCAGGCTGATAATAATATGGTGATCATTCCTAACAAAACGATCATTGATAATCCTTTAAAGAACTATTCTTTGACACCGCGCATGCGAGTGGTCGTGGGATGTGGTGTAGGCTATAAAATGGATTTAGAATTTTGTAAAAAACTAGCTATTGATGCTGTTAGCGAGAAATTCCCGCAGAAAGATGGTGAAGAAGTGGAGTTTTTCTATCAGGAATTTGGCGACAGCAGCATCAACTTTATCATTCGATTCTGGGTGGATGCTGTCAAGAATAAGCAAAATTTACAAGCGCAAAGTGATGCGATCCTGGCGATCAAGAAAGTATATGATGCTAACGATATCAACATACCGTTCCCTATCCGTACTTTGGAATTCAATAATAAATTACAAATGGATGGTACAGCGCCATCAAGTGAGAAATAG
- the era gene encoding GTPase Era, which translates to MEHKAGFVNIVGNPNVGKSTLMNALVGERLSIITSKAQTTRHRILGVVNGDDFQIVLSDTPGIMKPAYKLQESMMEFVKNAFEDADCILYMVELGEKELKNEDFEKRLTFAEVPIIVLINKIDKGDETQLAEAMKHWKERLPNAEIFAISALENFGVPQLLDRIIEMLPESPAYYPKDALTDKPERFFVNESIREKILIHYKKEIPYSVEIDTEEFFEDETIIRIRSVIMVERETQKGIIIGHKGTAIKRVGVEARKDLEKFFGKQVHLELYVKVNKNWRSDEKQLKRFGYKGENK; encoded by the coding sequence ATGGAACATAAGGCAGGATTTGTAAATATCGTTGGGAATCCCAATGTAGGGAAAAGCACATTGATGAATGCGCTGGTAGGCGAGCGCCTATCCATCATCACTAGTAAGGCACAAACAACCAGGCACAGGATTTTGGGTGTTGTCAATGGTGACGATTTCCAGATTGTTTTAAGTGACACGCCTGGTATCATGAAGCCGGCCTACAAACTGCAGGAAAGCATGATGGAGTTTGTAAAGAACGCCTTTGAGGATGCCGATTGTATACTATATATGGTGGAGCTGGGCGAGAAGGAATTGAAGAACGAGGACTTTGAAAAGCGACTCACCTTTGCAGAGGTTCCTATCATTGTGTTGATCAACAAGATTGACAAAGGTGACGAGACCCAACTCGCTGAAGCCATGAAACACTGGAAAGAACGACTTCCCAATGCAGAGATCTTTGCGATAAGTGCCTTGGAAAACTTTGGAGTACCGCAATTGCTGGATAGGATTATAGAAATGCTACCAGAATCTCCAGCGTATTATCCTAAGGATGCCTTGACTGACAAGCCAGAACGGTTTTTTGTCAACGAGAGCATACGCGAGAAAATCCTTATCCATTACAAAAAGGAAATCCCATACTCCGTAGAGATTGATACTGAAGAATTCTTTGAGGACGAGACCATCATACGCATACGATCTGTCATCATGGTGGAGCGCGAGACCCAGAAAGGCATCATCATAGGCCATAAGGGAACCGCCATAAAGCGTGTAGGTGTTGAAGCCCGCAAGGATTTGGAAAAATTCTTTGGCAAGCAGGTACACTTGGAATTGTACGTCAAGGTCAACAAGAACTGGCGTAGTGACGAGAAGCAGTTAAAACGCTTTGGTTATAAAGGCGAGAATAAATAA
- a CDS encoding RNA polymerase sigma factor, whose product MKVIQLYTNEKKLIEKATQGDRKAQRRLYDKHAGKMLSVCRQYISPIETAEEIMLNGFFKVFTKLETFNHEGSFEGWVRRIMIRECLNFLRKKDPFKWSSEIDEGKFEDEPEEEAEDVPLDQIQQCIDQLPDGYKSVFVMYVIDGLKHHEIATMLGISENTSKSQFRKARLLLQEEINEIKKKRYEA is encoded by the coding sequence GTGAAGGTGATTCAACTTTATACCAACGAGAAAAAGCTGATTGAGAAAGCCACGCAAGGTGACCGTAAGGCGCAACGCAGGCTATACGACAAGCATGCCGGTAAAATGTTGAGCGTTTGTCGCCAGTACATTTCACCCATCGAGACCGCAGAAGAAATCATGCTTAACGGTTTTTTCAAGGTGTTTACAAAACTGGAGACCTTTAATCACGAGGGAAGTTTTGAAGGTTGGGTGCGACGCATCATGATTAGGGAATGTTTGAATTTCTTGCGTAAAAAGGATCCATTCAAATGGAGCAGTGAGATTGATGAAGGAAAATTTGAAGACGAACCCGAAGAGGAAGCTGAGGATGTGCCGCTGGATCAAATACAGCAATGCATTGACCAGTTGCCAGATGGTTACAAAAGTGTTTTTGTAATGTATGTGATTGACGGCCTCAAACATCATGAAATTGCCACAATGTTGGGCATAAGTGAGAACACCAGCAAATCACAATTTAGAAAGGCAAGATTGCTATTGCAGGAAGAAATTAACGAGATCAAAAAGAAGCGCTATGAAGCTTAA
- a CDS encoding porin family protein has protein sequence MKKQLHFITIILILAGTFASWAQTTRDTTYVDGKTVITVTDKSAQDWGNKIDKEIKALEQEKQLYESNQRTALAEQIEEINSRVGKWKNYTEAMAQKDKETVAAFYAEKISRHNEMIDSQIEFAKVKQFSNGEGSAVVADFSDGVNISIKKRNKQLEKNVYTNSGFTLGFGYNYIDGENLGIDDFSYGNNNYFSLGYNWVTALNKSQTLRFKYGIEYQTQGTELNGNRAFTISDPNNTQIERLNFDFDKAKFRQDQLVVPVHFEFSGTDRKEYEDGRVRYLDYDKFKFGIGGYAGFNLSSRLKYKYELGGEDIKQTNVNAFDNNAFVYGLDAYFGKGDLVLFGRLGLNDIFKSGSVDGQYVAFGIRLQ, from the coding sequence ATGAAAAAGCAATTACACTTTATTACTATCATTTTAATTCTTGCTGGAACGTTTGCCAGCTGGGCACAAACCACAAGAGACACCACTTATGTAGATGGTAAAACAGTCATCACCGTTACCGATAAATCAGCGCAGGATTGGGGCAATAAGATTGATAAGGAAATCAAGGCGCTGGAACAAGAAAAGCAACTCTATGAGTCCAACCAGAGAACGGCCCTTGCAGAACAAATTGAAGAAATCAATTCAAGAGTAGGCAAATGGAAAAACTATACTGAAGCGATGGCTCAAAAAGATAAGGAAACTGTAGCCGCGTTCTATGCCGAAAAAATATCCAGACACAATGAGATGATCGATTCACAAATCGAATTTGCCAAAGTAAAACAGTTCTCCAACGGTGAAGGTTCAGCAGTCGTTGCAGACTTCAGTGATGGTGTCAATATTTCTATCAAAAAGAGAAATAAGCAACTAGAGAAGAATGTGTACACCAACTCTGGATTCACACTAGGATTTGGCTATAACTATATCGATGGTGAGAACCTAGGCATCGATGACTTTAGCTATGGGAACAATAATTATTTTTCTTTGGGTTACAATTGGGTGACTGCGCTTAATAAAAGTCAGACACTGCGTTTTAAATATGGTATTGAATATCAAACCCAAGGAACAGAACTGAATGGCAATCGAGCCTTTACCATTTCAGATCCTAATAACACTCAAATAGAGCGACTTAACTTTGATTTTGATAAGGCAAAATTCCGTCAGGATCAATTAGTGGTACCAGTTCATTTTGAATTTAGTGGAACAGACCGCAAGGAGTATGAAGATGGTCGCGTGCGCTACCTTGATTATGATAAATTCAAATTTGGTATCGGTGGTTATGCAGGGTTTAATTTGAGTTCACGTTTGAAATACAAATATGAATTGGGTGGTGAAGACATCAAGCAAACCAATGTGAACGCCTTTGATAACAATGCTTTTGTATATGGTCTTGACGCATATTTTGGTAAAGGTGACCTCGTGCTTTTTGGTAGACTGGGATTGAATGATATTTTCAAATCTGGATCTGTAGACGGTCAGTACGTTGCCTTTGGAATAAGGTTGCAGTAG
- the dnaG gene encoding DNA primase has protein sequence MIARTTVDAVFDAARVEEVIGDFVQLKKSGSNFKGLSPFSDERTPSFMVSPVKQIWKDFSSGKGGNAVTFIMEHEHFTFPEAIKYLANKYGIEIEETEQTDEQKQMQDEKESMFLVSKFASEWFAGQLKTDEGRAIGYSYFKERGFTDETINYFQLGYSPEQWSAFTDAAIKAGYKVDFLEKTGLTIVKDDKQFDRFKGRVMFPIRSMSGRVLGLGGRILDSSKKAAKYLNSPQSEIYDKSKVLYGIYEAKQAMAKEDLCYLVEGYTDVIQLYQAGIQNVVSSSGTALTTEQIRLISRLTKNITVLYDGDAAGLRAAIRGIDLILEAGMNVRVCTFPEGEDPDSFAKSHTESEIRTFLKDNAVDFIRFKSGLLKDEAAGDPIKKAGMIREIVQSISKIPDEISREIYVQESAAILDIGEDVLFSTLAQMRNAEISEVRKKNRREQEAQTMQKVPNAPAAAVVDRREVLERNIIRILLLYGDRDEEFIEEYIQEPDGNEIEVIKKKESKPVYEKIFLDLQEDEVEFSNAYFKNLYPKLIDIFLMQGKIDVNTVMSELEDQEAQLIADLIMDEDRYQLSKWEEKQIFVKQKDDTVATYVTDTILNFRRLMIAEKVKALYSDLKPSIDEEDNLEALTSVIDYNKLNQHLGKRLNRVI, from the coding sequence ATGATTGCACGTACCACTGTTGATGCCGTTTTTGACGCCGCTCGAGTAGAAGAGGTGATAGGTGATTTTGTGCAATTGAAAAAATCAGGATCTAATTTTAAAGGCCTGAGTCCATTCTCTGACGAGCGTACGCCTAGTTTTATGGTATCGCCAGTGAAGCAAATCTGGAAAGATTTTTCCAGTGGTAAAGGTGGCAATGCCGTCACTTTTATTATGGAGCATGAACATTTCACGTTTCCAGAAGCCATTAAATACCTTGCCAACAAATACGGTATTGAAATAGAGGAAACCGAGCAAACCGACGAGCAAAAACAGATGCAGGATGAGAAGGAGTCCATGTTTCTGGTCTCAAAGTTTGCGTCAGAATGGTTTGCAGGACAGCTCAAAACTGATGAAGGTCGCGCCATAGGTTATAGTTACTTCAAGGAACGCGGCTTTACGGACGAGACGATCAATTACTTTCAGTTAGGGTATTCTCCAGAACAGTGGAGCGCCTTTACAGATGCCGCTATCAAGGCTGGCTACAAAGTTGACTTTCTTGAAAAAACAGGACTAACCATTGTTAAGGACGATAAGCAGTTTGATCGTTTTAAAGGACGCGTGATGTTTCCCATAAGAAGCATGTCTGGTAGAGTTTTAGGTCTTGGCGGTAGGATTCTGGACAGTTCCAAAAAGGCAGCAAAGTACCTCAACTCACCACAAAGTGAGATCTATGACAAGTCCAAGGTGCTTTATGGCATCTATGAGGCAAAACAAGCCATGGCCAAAGAAGATTTGTGTTACCTGGTAGAAGGTTACACAGATGTAATACAACTGTATCAAGCAGGTATACAGAACGTGGTCTCCAGTTCTGGAACAGCACTTACTACAGAGCAAATACGATTAATAAGCAGGCTTACCAAGAATATTACGGTACTATATGATGGCGATGCTGCTGGATTGAGAGCCGCCATACGTGGTATCGACTTGATTCTTGAAGCAGGAATGAACGTGCGTGTCTGTACTTTTCCAGAAGGTGAAGATCCAGACAGCTTTGCAAAATCCCACACAGAATCAGAGATAAGAACCTTCTTGAAGGATAACGCTGTTGATTTTATCAGATTCAAATCTGGATTGTTGAAGGATGAGGCTGCTGGTGACCCGATCAAGAAGGCAGGAATGATACGCGAGATCGTTCAAAGTATTTCTAAGATTCCAGATGAGATCTCACGCGAAATCTATGTACAGGAAAGCGCCGCAATTCTGGATATAGGTGAAGATGTCTTGTTTTCAACACTGGCGCAAATGCGCAATGCAGAGATTAGCGAGGTGAGAAAAAAGAATCGTCGCGAGCAGGAAGCACAGACGATGCAAAAGGTCCCTAACGCACCAGCGGCTGCGGTAGTGGATCGACGTGAAGTGCTGGAGCGCAACATCATTAGAATTCTGTTGCTTTACGGTGACCGTGATGAAGAGTTTATCGAGGAGTATATCCAAGAGCCTGACGGCAATGAAATCGAGGTCATCAAGAAAAAGGAAAGTAAACCTGTATATGAGAAGATATTCCTGGACCTTCAAGAAGATGAGGTAGAATTCTCTAATGCGTACTTTAAAAACCTATACCCTAAACTGATCGATATTTTCTTGATGCAGGGAAAAATCGATGTGAATACCGTGATGTCAGAATTAGAGGATCAAGAAGCCCAACTTATTGCAGATCTCATCATGGATGAAGACCGTTACCAATTGAGCAAATGGGAAGAGAAACAAATTTTTGTTAAGCAAAAAGACGATACTGTGGCTACCTATGTTACCGACACGATTCTTAACTTCCGTAGGTTGATGATTGCAGAAAAGGTAAAAGCACTCTACTCAGATTTAAAACCTTCTATAGATGAAGAAGATAATCTGGAAGCTTTAACCTCAGTTATCGATTACAATAAATTGAACCAACACTTAGGAAAAAGGCTTAATCGAGTAATTTAA
- a CDS encoding response regulator: protein MKILIADHHPVFRRGLKCMLKGDKTFEFKGKVEDGKFLISEIQKQEPDVLILEIDLPNSNGVGSLRQIRTHFPDLKVLVVSCHPEEIYAVSSLKAGAQGFISKTRTVKEVKHALLTIVKGERFISENIKNKKSSDSEKQEILKFKTLSTREIEVLNLLSRGKRNKEIAQDLSINEKTVSTYKTRLLKKLNVDNIADLIHQSRLLQITTK from the coding sequence ATGAAAATACTTATAGCTGATCATCATCCCGTATTTCGTCGTGGACTGAAATGTATGTTGAAAGGCGACAAGACATTTGAATTTAAAGGAAAAGTTGAGGATGGTAAATTTTTGATTTCTGAAATACAAAAACAGGAGCCAGACGTCCTGATTCTAGAAATTGATTTACCCAACTCTAATGGAGTAGGTTCTCTAAGACAAATTAGAACTCATTTCCCAGATCTTAAAGTACTCGTAGTAAGTTGCCATCCTGAAGAGATTTATGCCGTTTCTTCATTGAAAGCAGGAGCTCAAGGTTTCATTTCTAAAACCCGTACAGTCAAAGAAGTAAAGCACGCCCTACTGACTATTGTTAAAGGTGAAAGATTCATTTCTGAAAACATCAAAAACAAAAAGAGTTCTGATTCTGAAAAACAGGAAATCCTTAAATTCAAAACGCTCTCTACTAGAGAGATAGAAGTTCTTAATCTATTGTCTAGAGGTAAACGTAATAAGGAAATCGCCCAAGATCTTTCCATCAACGAGAAAACGGTAAGCACTTATAAAACTCGCCTGCTGAAAAAATTGAACGTGGATAATATCGCAGATTTAATCCACCAATCCAGATTACTGCAAATCACTACCAAGTAA
- the nadE gene encoding NAD(+) synthase has product MQTEKVATAIAKWLKDYALNAGVKGYVVGVSGGIDSAVTSTLCAMTGLDVLCVEMPIHQHADHVTRAQEHIAQLKERFVNVRDERSDLTPVFDTFVKAMPDGGPDAVRALTEGNTRARLRMTTLYFHAGMNSLLVAGTGNKVEDFGVGFYTKYGDGGVDISPIADLMKSEVYKLGAHLKVPESIMKAAPSDGLYGAERTDEDQIGASYDELEWAMNQLAEGKSIDSFTGREKEILDIYFSYNTRNQHKMKPIPVWEFTHNLR; this is encoded by the coding sequence ATGCAAACAGAAAAAGTAGCGACGGCGATCGCAAAATGGCTGAAGGATTATGCACTCAACGCTGGTGTTAAAGGTTATGTTGTGGGTGTGAGTGGTGGTATTGACAGCGCAGTAACTTCTACACTATGCGCCATGACTGGACTTGACGTGCTTTGTGTGGAAATGCCTATACACCAGCATGCAGACCATGTGACGCGTGCCCAGGAACATATCGCGCAACTCAAGGAGCGTTTTGTAAATGTAAGAGATGAACGTAGTGATCTCACGCCTGTGTTTGACACATTTGTAAAGGCCATGCCTGATGGTGGGCCAGATGCGGTACGAGCACTGACTGAAGGTAATACCAGAGCGAGGTTGCGCATGACGACACTCTATTTTCATGCAGGCATGAACAGCTTACTGGTTGCTGGTACGGGAAATAAGGTTGAAGATTTTGGCGTTGGGTTCTACACTAAATATGGTGATGGCGGCGTGGACATCAGTCCTATTGCAGATCTAATGAAAAGCGAGGTATATAAACTGGGAGCACACTTAAAAGTGCCAGAGAGCATTATGAAGGCTGCGCCTAGCGATGGACTTTATGGTGCAGAGCGTACGGATGAAGATCAAATAGGCGCTTCCTACGACGAACTGGAATGGGCCATGAATCAACTAGCTGAAGGCAAGTCAATTGACTCCTTTACAGGTAGAGAGAAAGAAATACTTGATATCTACTTTTCTTACAACACAAGAAACCAACATAAAATGAAGCCAATTCCTGTTTGGGAATTTACTCACAATTTAAGATAA
- the gldB gene encoding gliding motility lipoprotein GldB, translated as MINRIKTVLVVLAFAKAIISCHTANPQEQEIKSIPLQVDLIQFHEEFATAPSNELDNLKAKYPAFFPNYVPDSVWMDKMEGRDTIQNVLEEAVGNAGFDFEEIKEEVELVMKHVEYYFPEFEPSPIITVLSEVDNDLKVLPTPNYLIIGIDNYLGADHELYAGINRYKAVTLERDRIPADVALAYAKLFVPPTNSRQFLEQMIYYGKLHYLQQNFAPSSSIAQIMGYAENKAQFSLENEEQIYRYFVDRELLYSTDPKLLTRFILPAPFSKFYLEIDNETPGGVAQYIGWQIVASYAENNNASLQDVINTPAEEIFNQSRYKPRS; from the coding sequence ATGATTAACAGGATTAAAACGGTTTTAGTGGTTCTCGCTTTCGCGAAAGCGATCATATCATGCCATACCGCAAACCCACAAGAGCAGGAAATCAAATCGATCCCATTGCAAGTGGACCTTATCCAGTTTCATGAAGAGTTTGCCACGGCACCATCCAATGAGTTGGATAACCTCAAAGCCAAATACCCAGCATTTTTCCCCAATTACGTTCCAGATAGCGTATGGATGGATAAAATGGAAGGCCGCGATACCATTCAAAATGTTCTTGAAGAAGCAGTTGGTAATGCCGGTTTTGATTTTGAGGAAATCAAAGAAGAGGTAGAGTTGGTCATGAAACATGTAGAATATTATTTCCCAGAGTTTGAACCATCTCCCATAATTACGGTGCTTAGTGAGGTAGACAATGATCTTAAAGTGTTGCCTACGCCTAATTATCTTATCATAGGTATTGATAACTATCTAGGTGCAGACCATGAGCTCTATGCAGGCATCAATAGATACAAAGCGGTCACGCTGGAAAGGGATCGCATACCGGCAGATGTTGCGCTGGCATATGCTAAATTGTTTGTTCCGCCTACAAACAGCCGTCAGTTCCTGGAACAGATGATTTATTACGGCAAGCTTCATTATCTACAACAAAACTTTGCGCCATCATCCAGTATCGCCCAGATCATGGGTTATGCAGAAAATAAGGCTCAATTCTCACTAGAGAATGAAGAACAGATCTACCGCTATTTTGTGGATAGGGAACTTTTATACAGTACAGACCCAAAGCTGCTTACCAGGTTTATCCTGCCGGCACCTTTTTCTAAATTCTATCTGGAAATAGATAACGAGACGCCAGGCGGCGTGGCACAATATATAGGATGGCAAATAGTAGCCAGCTATGCCGAAAACAATAATGCAAGCCTACAGGATGTGATCAACACACCTGCCGAAGAAATTTTTAATCAATCCCGATACAAACCAAGATCCTAA
- the gldC gene encoding gliding motility protein GldC, whose protein sequence is MSKNKRSEIKIGIELDENRVPENIVWSAPDGGVDTAVSKAMMVSMWDSVEKESFRIDLWTKDMPVDEMRVFFHQTLVSMADTYHRATNDEKMRDTMLDFCDYFAEKLELKKED, encoded by the coding sequence ATGTCAAAGAACAAACGATCAGAAATCAAGATAGGAATAGAACTCGATGAGAACCGTGTGCCAGAAAACATCGTATGGAGCGCTCCTGATGGTGGCGTGGATACCGCAGTAAGTAAAGCTATGATGGTGTCCATGTGGGATAGTGTAGAGAAGGAAAGTTTCCGTATCGATCTGTGGACAAAAGATATGCCTGTGGATGAGATGCGTGTATTTTTCCACCAGACCTTAGTAAGCATGGCAGATACCTATCATCGCGCCACCAATGATGAAAAGATGCGCGACACCATGCTGGACTTTTGCGACTACTTTGCAGAAAAGCTGGAATTGAAGAAAGAGGATTAG
- a CDS encoding erythromycin esterase family protein — METQNVKTFIIEDSYVAEAGINEWISGGKGNVETIAENLTIYPWRTKEVVNLLQWMRNYNLTEIEKEQIRFFGMDIQVVTNINNEIHDAINEYNITVSDELLSIMDKCVEKKIVYNYGKENNWADTYIPRLNELENILLKFKINLAKENTEQLDKAIRALAYIIKYTYYIQNHYSQDRDLKMYENVKWIVENKSNNGKAFIWAHNEHINNRGFLNYTTRKIHNLGWHLKQQFKDDYYSVGFDFGKGALRSYIINDDQSREWQIYNLEKPYPKTYAETLIEAEDDIYFIDMANALKGSAAKFFDKKKKQLLLGGPGYNLIDIDHNFQKKRFSKAFDGLIFVESISPPNRNLRTD; from the coding sequence GTGGAAACTCAAAACGTTAAAACATTTATCATTGAAGATTCTTATGTTGCAGAAGCAGGTATAAACGAGTGGATTAGCGGAGGAAAAGGGAACGTCGAAACCATCGCAGAGAACCTCACAATATATCCATGGCGCACGAAAGAAGTCGTCAATCTTTTACAATGGATGCGTAATTATAATCTGACTGAAATTGAAAAAGAACAGATTCGATTTTTTGGAATGGATATTCAGGTCGTTACTAATATTAATAATGAAATCCATGATGCAATCAATGAATATAATATTACAGTAAGTGATGAGCTTTTAAGCATCATGGATAAATGCGTAGAGAAAAAAATAGTGTACAATTATGGAAAAGAGAATAACTGGGCTGATACTTATATCCCTAGGCTCAATGAGCTAGAAAATATTCTGCTTAAATTCAAAATTAATCTAGCCAAAGAAAATACTGAACAGCTTGATAAAGCCATTAGAGCTTTAGCCTATATTATTAAATATACTTATTATATTCAAAATCATTACAGTCAAGATAGAGATCTGAAAATGTATGAGAATGTAAAGTGGATTGTAGAGAATAAATCAAATAATGGCAAGGCATTCATTTGGGCTCATAATGAGCATATCAATAATAGAGGATTTTTAAATTACACTACACGAAAAATCCACAACTTAGGATGGCATTTGAAGCAACAGTTTAAAGACGATTATTATAGTGTCGGCTTTGATTTTGGAAAAGGAGCCTTAAGAAGTTATATCATTAATGATGATCAGTCACGTGAGTGGCAGATTTACAATTTAGAAAAGCCTTATCCAAAAACCTATGCGGAAACTTTAATTGAGGCGGAAGACGATATTTATTTTATTGATATGGCTAATGCACTGAAGGGAAGTGCAGCTAAGTTTTTTGATAAGAAAAAGAAGCAACTTCTGTTAGGTGGCCCTGGATATAATCTTATAGATATTGACCACAATTTTCAAAAAAAGAGGTTTTCTAAAGCCTTTGATGGATTGATCTTCGTTGAAAGTATTTCACCGCCAAATCGTAATTTACGGACGGATTGA
- a CDS encoding DUF3820 family protein, giving the protein MSELPFDHKQLIELAWYKMPFGAHKGKFLSELPEPYYTWFRRQGFPQGKLGNYMQTVCDMKVNGIESLLREIRKNTVNDH; this is encoded by the coding sequence ATGTCAGAACTACCCTTTGACCACAAACAACTCATCGAACTGGCCTGGTACAAGATGCCATTCGGTGCGCATAAGGGTAAGTTTTTGAGTGAATTACCAGAACCTTATTACACCTGGTTCAGGCGTCAGGGATTTCCTCAAGGGAAATTAGGCAATTACATGCAAACCGTTTGTGATATGAAAGTCAACGGGATTGAGAGTTTGCTAAGAGAAATTCGTAAGAATACGGTAAACGATCATTAA
- the yihA gene encoding ribosome biogenesis GTP-binding protein YihA/YsxC: MKINSAEFVISNQEVKKCPTNKLPEYAFIGRSNVGKSSLINMLTDRKNLAKTSGRPGKTQLINHFIINKNWYLVDLPGYGYARVSKSSKAKFQKFITNYFEKRQQLVSAFVLVDVRHDPQPIDTEFMEYLGENGIPFGIIFTKADKLKPNALERNVENYKNALLEGIWEEVPPYFVTSASNKTGRDELLAYIDGINQTID, translated from the coding sequence ATGAAAATCAATAGCGCCGAATTTGTTATTTCAAATCAGGAAGTAAAAAAGTGCCCTACCAACAAGTTACCTGAGTATGCCTTTATAGGTAGATCCAACGTGGGCAAATCTTCTTTGATCAACATGTTGACTGATCGTAAGAATCTGGCCAAAACCTCTGGAAGACCAGGGAAAACACAGCTTATCAATCACTTCATCATCAATAAGAATTGGTACCTAGTGGATTTACCGGGTTATGGATATGCGCGAGTGTCCAAAAGCAGCAAAGCCAAATTCCAGAAGTTCATCACCAATTATTTTGAAAAGCGCCAGCAGCTGGTCAGTGCTTTTGTACTGGTAGATGTGCGTCATGATCCACAGCCTATTGATACAGAGTTCATGGAATATCTAGGTGAAAACGGTATACCATTCGGGATCATATTTACCAAGGCCGATAAATTGAAACCCAATGCGCTGGAGCGCAATGTGGAGAATTACAAGAACGCTCTACTAGAAGGTATTTGGGAAGAAGTGCCTCCTTATTTTGTCACTAGCGCTTCCAACAAAACCGGTCGCGACGAATTACTAGCTTATATTGATGGGATCAATCAAACGATAGATTAA